TGTCCATAAAACTTGGCTTCTTATGTAACTGGCATACTTGTGGTACCATTTTCAGCTACTGATACTGATAAGGAATGTGCCTGCATGCTTCACAGTTAATGATTCACCCCATGAAGTAATGGAGGGAAATTCACTAGAAACATATGGAAGCTGTCGCTAGTATGCAGTGCACATGGATAGTATTGGTTGACTGTGTGAGCTGGCAGAAAAAGTCATACCCCCCTCTGGTGTGCTGTTTCAGATGACCAAGATCACCTATGTGAACATGCGGGCACACTTTGAGAAGGTCATCATACCCGTGGAGGACCACGTGAGGTGCAGCTGCCAGCCTCTGACCTCGCCCCACGCCGGCCGTACCTCGACGGCGCGGAAGCCCCAGGCCACCCCGCCGCCCCCTCCTGCCCCGCGCGTGGCCCACAAGCCCCCGCAGCCGCACGGCCACACCAAGGAGGACCTGCACCGGCACGACCAGCTCAAGCAAACACAGCGGCTGCACCTGGACGAGCGCCTGGGCCAGGAGCGCCTCTGGCAGAACAAGTACAGCCCCTCTCACACGGCCGGGGagcccccacaccacacacccgcACGGCGCATGGACTACCAGGCCCCGCcgcaccaccacaccaccaccaccccccaccagcACCCGGGGGGGGGGCCCGCAGATCGGGAGGGGGAGCTGGGGGCCGGACAGATGCCGCCTGGAGCTCAGCCGTCCCTTGGCGACGGCGGACCAGCGGAGGACGGGAGGACGCCGACGCTCCAGCACGGCAGCGGAGACGACAGCAGCAGACGGGCGCTGGGTGGGGCGCAGCATCAGTACCACCAGCAGCATccgcagcagcatcagcatcagtaccagcagcagcagcagcatcagtaccagcagcagcagcagcatccgcAGCACGGCGACAGGCTCACGGTGGGAGAGCAGCCGAGGCATCTGCCCACACAGTCCGGCGCGCACATGCTGCGGGACGCCACCACGCCTCACCAGCCACATCACGGACCGCCCTACCACCACGGCCAACCAGATGCTCCCGTTTACCACCACAGCCAATCAGACATGGCCGGTCAGCCGCATGTCCAACCAGAAGGGAGTAGCCATCATAGTGCGTCGGAGGGGAGCAGTCCATTCGATCCGAACCAGTCAGAGCTGACCAACGGCCAGAGAGCAGCGGAGGacactgaggaggagaggaagaggttaCACGCAGAGGAGTTAGAGAGGGAGACGGACAggcaacaggaagtgaagtcacagcttcatcgtcatcatcatcatcatcatcaacaggCACATCCCCAGAGCCAGCCGCAGACCTCCACACAGCGAGCAGGTGGGTGTTGTCCACGTGTGATTATGTCCGAGCGGCGCGCTGTGCATCCGCGGTGTCCTGCGGCTTGTTAGCCACGCTCCCACTTTCTCGTGGATCCTCTATTGACTCCCAGGCTCTAATCTGAGCTCTTCGGGGAGTAATGTGCCCTTATCTCCAGCCCAAACATGGCCTTAATGTAATTAGCCACACTTCCTGTGATTCTTCCCAGTGCCGCTGAGTACGTCAATGGAATGGATACACTACAAATTTCCATGGTCTGTCAAACCCATTTGGAGGGCAATTAGGTTGCCTTTTATACACATTCTAACACCCCCTTCTCTTTTTGTCCAGCAGTGACGGACGCTCCAACTACGTTACAGCCTGCAAGTCCGTCCTCCAGAGCCCAGACCACCCCACGCCCCCCACCCCTGCGCAGGAGACGCCGCAAGCACCGCCGGAGGATCAGCAAGGCCACCATGAGAGCCATGATCATGTGagtgacacacagagagagagagaaagagagagagagagagaggagagagagggagagagaggagagagagaaagagaggagagagagagggaggagagagagggagagagagagagagagaggagagagagagagagagagaaagagaggaaagagagagagaaatttctATTTAAATCAATGACTTACTGTTGATGGTAATCTACATATCTACGTTCTGTGTATTCTGATTCCTGTGCTTTGTCTCAAACAGGGTCATGTCCTAATGGTGTGAGGCTTAGGGAAGAGGAACAAATGGGATCCAGGGAGAAGAGCTGGAAGTAAGACACAGGGACAACATACGCCAACAACAACGCATCTCAAGGCAGCCATCTTGTATCCAGAGTGCCCCTGAGTGACCCCAGCCCCACCACAGCAGAGGACTAAACTGTGTAGTGCCACACCTCTGCCCATCACCAGATCCAGACAACACAGAGGAGTGGAACTTAAAGGGATAGTCTCTGACTCCACGCGCCAATCATGTGCACTCCTCACCTCATGGCcagtgttttcattttctccatTGCTCTCTTACTGTAGCTTCCACCTCCGTTGGCTACTTCATTGGGAATCAGTATGTGGCTGTGGGCCTGTTCTCTGTAGAAGCCTTATGGACACTGTGACTGTGACAGTTTGATTCTAGACTGCCTGCTGGAGTGGCTTCTGGATCCCTGGACTTAACTGGATGAAGCGGTGGTGTTGGAGGACTGGTGCTAATTCACTTTGGCCTCGCCCGATGGATAGTAGCTACTCTCCTCGAAAGAGACTCTGGACTCTAATTTGAGAGCAGACAGGGGAGGCTGATGCatgcagagcagagagcagagcgCTCCCAATGCCACGCTGTTGCCTATTGTTTAAGTCAAGCCTGAAACACTGGAAGTTCAAACACTGGATTTTGTGCATTCTCAGACTGATGCATATATCAAAGAAAATAGACTGTTTTGTGTCGCAAATGCTTCAAACACAATTGACAGAAATATCAATGTTATCACATCATTAGGATAAGCATGCcttgtgatatactgtatgtgaaacTCTTGCTGTATACGTTTAAATTTATAAAAACAAATGGCGACACTGGACGGTAGATGGGGACAGTACTGTCCAGCTCTGGGGCATGGCTATACAGTATGTGGCCTTTTGGACAGGGAGATACAGAGAGGGACCGTCCTTCTGGTGACACATGGAGTGGACATATTAGATGGGAGGTTTTAGCGAGTGCTCTAAGCACTGCGTTTAGTTTGGAGACTACTGAGGCAGGGGAGGCCCATGGCCCATGTGTGTTAGTGATGTTGGGACCTCTGTACAAACGCTAGCTAGCTTACACTGGCTGTACATTTTACAAATGCAATTGTTCTTATCTCTGTATTATTTGTTAACTTATTTAAATAAGACAGATGTGAttctgtctgtatgtgcgtaaatgtaattaatgttattgattataattatttgttgtaATTATTGCTATTTTAATATAAAGATGAAATCTAAATTGATATAATGTCTTTCTTAGTGTTGGCTGTGGTTTGTTTGATTATATAAACATGGTCAGGAAAACGACCTCATTCATTCAAACGCCCATTAACTGGGTTTCCTCCATTACCAAATCTCTAATTCAGTGGAACATGGGAAATTCCAAAAAGGCTTTTTAAACCCTGACTCAACACACGCAAGAGAAAAGAAACCATTTGGCTCATGTCATCCAAACTAATTCAGGATGTGAAGAAGTGTTTACCCAATTTTACACAGCTTCCTAGCAGTGTCTTTTTCTTAGTGAGTgcgtctctgtgcgtgtgtgtgtgtgtgtgtgtgtgtcacattacAGTCCTAATCTCTGTGTGTGGCCTCTACTTTCTGTACATGGCACAGTGACCCTACACAGAGCAGTGGTCATGGGCTGTCGTCATGGTAGCAGGCTGCCGGACATATAAACAGGGGGCTATCGGGTGGTGAAATGGAGATGGgtcagagacaggcagagagatggaggccTGATAAACGCAGGGACAGACGAAGAGAACGAcagcagaaaaagagagagagagagagagagaggggaaggacaGACGAGTGGGAGGGTGAAGATCTCACAGGAGAGTGAGAAAAAATAGAGGGAGTCAAGAAAGcgaggaaagaggggagagaagagagagagagaggttgagagagagagaggggggttgaGAGAGGCTAAAGGTGGAgtaaaaggagagggagagagagatagaaacagCTGAGGAAAGTGAAATATGTTGCCACTGACATAGTGTGAGGGCTAGCTGTACATGAGGTgcagccctcacacacacacatgggagttTGGATAGAGCCATGAGGACTGCAGGCCTGACGGAGCAGCACTGGCTACACCCCAGAGACCGCACTGCCAAACACAACGACGACATTAAGAATACATTGGAGTAACGTTAGGTCGCATTAGAATGGTTTATATTGGAGTAACGTTAGGTCACATTAGAATGGTTTACATTGGAGTAACGTTAGGTCACATTAGAATGGTTTACATTGGAGTAATGTTAGGACGCATTAGAATGGTTTACATTGGAGTAACGTTAGGTCGCATTAGAATGGTTTACTTTGGAGTAACGTTAGGTCGCATTAGAATGGTTTGACCCCTTAGGAGACGCTTTGGAGCATTTAAGTCTTTTTGCCCCAAAGGAGTCCAATTGTGGACTTTTGGCACCATGAATTTTTGGCACCATTTGTCATTTAGGAGGGTGTggattcagacacacacacagacacacacacacacacacatgcacacacacacagacatacacacacagacagacatgcacacacacacagacatgcacacatgcgcacacacacacacagaaagaggagagagggtgacCTCTGGCCCACTCTGTCCAGCACCCCTGCTGAACTCGCTCGCACCTGGGCTCAGCTGGCGCGGAGGCCGGGCCGCGGGGCAGCCAGGGGTCAGTTGGCTGCTGCTGCCTGGAAGGCCTGGGTGACAGGCTCCCGACAGAAATGTGTTCAAACAACCACAGGACCCACAAACAGACGAGAAAAGGCCCTGGccaaacatgcgcacacacacacacacacacacacacacacacacacacacacacacacacacacacacacacacacacacacacacacacacacacacacacacacacacacacacacacacacacacacacacacacacacacacatacacatacacatacatacacatacatacacatacacacacatacacacacacacacacacacacacacacaggtgtactcactgctctacagtatgtgttcagtgtgcatgtggtgtACATGGGTGAGAGTACCTctgtgtgtcaagtcaagtcaagtcagatttatttttaaagcacatttaacatgcacatagagCAGCCAAAGCGCTCAAAGCGTGTGTGAGGCCCACCTGTCCAGTGTGTGAGGTAGGCACCTGTGCTGTCCAGCTCATGGGCTGTAGTGGGGGTGCATGAGATGGGCAGTGGTGGTGGACAGTGGTGGTGGACAGTGGTGGGGGTTGTGTGGGTGCTGGCATGTTCCTAGTGGGACCTAAACCAGGCCTAATGGCTCCTGGTCCAATCAGTGGCCAGGTTCACAGCCAAGTGTCAAATCTAAACAGCTCCCACCTCTCCACCTTTAGCAGCACACTGACAAAACATGCTTCTAAAAGTGGCTGCCCACCCTGTCTTAATAAAGGCTCtgaggggtctgtgtgtgtgtgtgtgtgtgtgtgtgtgtgtgtgtgtgtgtgtgtgtgtgtgtgtgtgtgtttgcgactGCAATGTCATCGGTGatgatgtgtctgtctgtatattttGAGGAAATTAATGGAAAGTGATTAAAagaaagacacatgcacacgcactctctcacacacacacacacacacagtaacgtCATTCTTCCCCAGATTAATGCGCAACTGCAAGGCGCATTGAAGTCCTGGCTAGTGACTCAGCATGAGCTCAAGCACCTGTTCCTCTTAAAGCTGAGTTGAGATGAGGTCAGAGACCAACCCCAGCAACATCTCTCTCCTACGGCGCATGCTGACCGCCTAATGAGTCGTGCTACTGGACCAGCTTGCTCTCTCTTCTAATGACCTGGTCACTCCCTGTGGTGAGAATGACACAGTAGattcattctcaaaacacacagaatTGCAACATTTAGATAAGAGTAACATCTACTGACGTAGTTATCACCGCCACCTTCCACCTTCATCTGCTGACCTCATCAGCTACATCTCACCTCCAGTCCAGTCTCTGGTGCTGATGCGTAATCTTAGCTTTTTATCATCTACTGATTTGATCACCCTCTTCCTCATTGCTTATGAATGAGGATGAAGCTATAACGCTAATGACAGCAGATAATGTTGATAAAGTGGTGcgtgccctctctctccttttcctgtcCTCCCTCTGACGCACATTCATCAtccttctcttcttcctttCCTGTGTCTTTCACTCATGGGAACGCTTGCTGCCTGTCTATTCTGGAGAAGCTTTCTCTATCACGCTTgtcctgtccatctctctctctctctctgctgtattGTGAGCTTCTGTGTCAAtattatctgtctgtctcttctgcTTAGTGACCCTCTCGCTCACACAGAGTGGCTCTCAGACATGGTGTACACTAAGCGTACACCGGCGCAGCCCAGCAAATGTGCCGAACGCACTGGGTGGGCGCCGTCAAGTACAATGGTGTTGTCATTTTGGCATGTGCTCACCCATGGGACCGGATAAAGTTTAGACTTCTGTTGGCCATTTTGTGTCTGCTGTTGTGTCTCTCACAGTCTCCATGTCTTTGTGTATATGTTGtcactgtttttgtgtgtgttgtgtgtgtgtgtgtgtgtgtgtgtgtgtgtgtaccaaaaCATGTGCAATGCATGGGCTGCAATGCTAAATCCCAGAGAGCAGAATCATTCAAAATAGTGCAAATTCTGTGAATGGTTTGGACATTATATGTGAATGGTTTGGACATTACATGTGTATATTCACTATCAGAATCATTTATATTTCATGTAGCTTTCTCTGCTTCCTAAATTTGCCCTTGTGGTAAAGAAagtaactatctatctatctatctatctatctatctatctatctatctatctatctatctatctatctatctacagtatctatctatctgatttTGGAATCACAAAGTTCTTAGGTGAACAGAATCTACTGTACAGCAGATGAATACTACATGAAGCACCGAGTATGTTTTTCTGCTAACTGCATGTAATTCATAATGGCAGGACAAGATTCCCATGACAAGAACTATAtttggaggggaggagggatggcCACATTGGGGTGCATATTCCCTTCCCTCTGCAGCATCCACCCGTCTGAGCTACTTGAAGGCTGCTCCACCTTTAGCACCACAGCCCACAGGACTGCTGGATGTGCCTTGATGATGATTCATTTTACCAGATTAATTCATTTTGGGTCACTGCCTCAGACTAGGCTACAATTCATAATTCAGCTGATGAAATACAGTTTGTGAaggcattattatttattattatttattattattattttaaattcatGAATCTGTTAGCTCCTGGGTAAGCCACCATTTCCCACGTCCATAAAccttgaattgaactgaatgtGGCTTTTGTGTTGGTTGACACCAGTGTGCTAGCTGAGCTGGTTGTTGTGGTAATAGCTGATTCTATCTTAAGCCTTCTCATATGGTGCCTGTTGTGGTTTTGGTGTCTTTTCCCTGGTGCCTGTTGTGGCAAAGCTCTGCATGAATGAAGTGCAGTGCAATGAGAGGGAAGCCTCtgtgctgctgccgctgcttcCTGGGTGCGCTACGCTACGCTGGGCTGCAGACGGGGCTGGGTCGGGCTCCGCCGCACTTGCAGAAACGAAACGAGGAACCGAGTCGCCCATTTCCTCCGCCTCTGGGGGGTTTGGAGAAGTGGAAAGTGTTGGACTTGATTACAGTGGCTCTGCTGTCCCCTTCCGCCCACTCTTCCTCCGCTGACCGatgccgctctctctctccccctgagTCCCCCCTTCACTCGGCCGCCGCCCCCGCTTCAGCAGGAGACCACGAGGCAGACAGCAAACATGGTGGGAAAGAGGAACTGGATTTGTCCCCATTCAGCAAGGCCCAAAATAATCGGCACTGTGTTCAGGGAGCTGTTTTGAAATGTAACACCAGCATTGTGAAACTCAAATGCCCCACATCCACAAACGCGCCCCATCACACGCCTGTGTTCCTGTGaactgttgttttgtttattcgTTGTCATAGAAGGGAATTAAGTTTACTTCCCCTAAACAATGACTTGAGTGTTCAGCTCTGACTTTTGCATTGTAACATAGCAGTGGAGTGTCATGTCTCTGGCGGAGTGCTTGGCCCCTGGTTCCTCCCGGAGCCCCTGCTCTGTCCCTCCCTGCTTATTCTGCCCTGTCATCAGCTGTTCCTGTGGGCAGTGCACCTCAGGCCGTAATTCACGCAGCTTTCATCTCTGACTGTTCCCGGGCTGCCCTCCCTGCCACCAGCGCCAGTCTGccatcgctccctctctctcccccttttcccctcctctctctctccccccctttccccctcctctctctctctcccccttttcccctcctctctctctctcccctttcccctcctctctctctctctctcccccttttccctcctctctctctctctctcccccccccctcctctctctctctctctctccccctttcccctcctctctctctctccccctttcccccctctctctctctctctcccccttttcccctcctctctctctctctctcccccttttcccctcctctctctctctctctctcattatttcTGACCCTGTCTGaacatctgtgtgtttatttgtgtatgtgtgtgtgtatgtgtgcatgtgagcatgCATGAGAGACGGTGGGCGCGCGTACGTGCGTGATGCCCTCTCCTCGTCAGGTGCCCCATTGGACGGCATAAAGGCTGATTGTCTGAGTCACGTCCGCGGAACAGGACTGTCACACTCCAGTGCATCTGTACAGTAAATGTGCCCGGCTGAACCCAGCGCTCAATGGCACATTCAGCTATGCATATCGCTCCCCATGGGCACCACGCGGCCCGCTGACACCGGCCCTGGGACATGGCAGCTCCGACTGCATAACGGGACTGCAGGAATATAGGGCAGCCTCCCTCGGAGACAGGCAGTTCAAAGTGAACAGGTTCCAGAGGCATGAGCACACAGCTATGGCATcaaacatgcacagacagcCTGGCTGGCATCGCCACGGAAACAATGACAACCAACCTGGACTGATCTGCCCGGGCCGGGAGGCTGAGGACTGTTACGTAAGAGTACAGGTGCTGATGAGCTATGAGcttatctaacacacacacacacacacacacacacacacacacacatacacagtaacacacacacacacacaccttctccacacagagacagggagagagccaTTCAGGTTAAGCAGGAAAAAACAGGAGCATATGGTTAGTTAAGCAGCAGAAAGAGTCCCTCATTCTTTCCTTTGTTCAGCCTCAAAAACTGTGATTTTTTTCATGGGACAAATATGAGGGACACTGAGGTCAGTAGTCGGGGGGACGGAGATGTAGAGGAGCAATAAAAACTTGGACACAAAAACAAGACATAACTTACTGCTCCAGCAGGGTCATAGGTAGATAGGAACATCCGCCAGGCATGAAAAAGTTAATGAGGTTGTTTGTGGGACATCGgggtatgtgtgatgtgtgtgtgtgtctacgtatgtttccctttgtgtgtttgtggacaaTAATATTGTATGACTGGACCCCATGTTTTCCAGTCTTGGAACAGGAAGTGGTACCTAGCGACAAGATGAAAACACAGGAAGTGCAAGCTGCGTTCCTGACATTCCAGTATTGTCTTGGtgtgctgacacacacatgcgcctGCTCAGGAAAAtgaccccccctccacacacacacacacacatacacacatagtcacacacacacacacacacacacacacacacacacacacactgcacatcaGTGGAACACAAtggagttctctctctccctcacacacaaactgtcaCAACAGAATAAAATGAAGGTTAGGTCATTTGGGAAAATACCATATCTATGATTTTCATGTCCTGTAAATATGCCTTGATAAGGGGAACTCCATGCATCATGTTTGCTTGTATGTTACAAAAGTCCATCTATGGTCATTCTAAGGACAGAAATATTCTATTTTGGCTGACATAAGTTTGTCCATAAAATTGTTACTGTATAAACTGACGTGTATCGCATATGGATGGGACATCATAATCAGATTGAGATTTACAGTTGCCATGACGGTGTTATCTGAGCTCTTTACAGTATGGTGCCGTGCTCAGGGTGCCTGGTCTAGCTCCACCGCTCCGGCTCCCTAGCGACCCTCTGCCACATGCCAGGTCCCATTCTctgcagagaagagaaggcTGTTACCTTGGATAACCCCTCCAGCATACCCTCTCTGATCCCCCAACACactgtttactttttttggATGTCAAACAGCTCATCCCCTCCTCCTCAAGGAGCCAGTCCAAGACTCTGTCTCTCGCCCTTTTCCTGTCgccctaactctctctctctctctctctctctctctctctctgtctttctctctcactctctctcactcctcctgtGCTCCACTGCAGTGATCCACAGGCCTGTAATGACTCCATTAGTAGGAGTGTCCGGGAGCTCATTATGGCTAGCAGTAATCCGTCACATTAGCGTTGTCTGCACATCTGTCTTCTTAAAGTCCCCGCCCCCAGATGTCCCCATCATGAATCAGCGTCTCTGACGAGTCTCCCCGCTCCAGCTGGGCTAAATTAAGACATGCAGTCCATCATGGTGGCAGAGCAGAGAAATATCATTAATGCCGCTGCACTCCACAGAGAGCCGGGTGGCCTAAAGGCTGAGATTAGCATTAGCGCTAATAGGTTTGGGCACTGGAAGATGAAGACTCACGAAAAGTTTCAGAAAAGCTCATTACAGGTTCTGCCCCTGGTAACGGCACCTGAACACAAGCAGCTGCACTCTCGGGTGCCTCTCACAGGTCACTGCTAAAGGCTGCGCACATGTGCAGAGACGACCGTATGAAAAGGAATCATAGCTACGATCTATCTATTGCACTGACACAAAGATCCGTAATGTTAATGGGAAGAAAACAAAGCTCACCTAAATTCATTTAATTATGAGTGGACTCATTTGTAGCCTGCtgctctccatccatccactgAAATGGCTGACTTGAACCAATCATTCATCAGCTCAGCAAATAACCTTTGTAATGCTTTAAGGAGGGCCGGGTCGGGTACGATGAGCCATAGTCCGCCTATAGTCATGGGAACATGACATGGGAATAATGCTGTGATGCAGCCATATAGTTGCTGTAATTTTACTTTTAAAGCTTTCCAGACTGCTTACAACTACTTTGTGAATAGCCTGGGCAGCTGAAGCTATGAAACCAGTCAAACTCCTGCATATTGCTGCTTCAACTATTATTTAACAGTGCGTCTGTATCCCCTTCTACTTGTCTGCATTGTGGTTTCCCAAGAAATGGCAAGGGGACGTCGGACCAGTTCGTCATTTATTGACCTGGCATGAGAGATAACACTTTGGGATTCCTTAGCAAGGCAGCAGCATGGATTTTAACACAGTATGCTAAtatgagagggagaagaaataTTAGCTATCCACACGTGTGATTTGAAACTTCGACGTAAAATGTCTTCTAATGTacaaaaacactacacaaaataCACAGGTTACATTGGCAAAGGAAGTGCATAACACCTCGAGACCATAGGTGTTGATTTAGAACGTTTAGTAAtgaaatctaatctaattatgTTGGAGTTCTGTTTACACACAACTTACCGCTGGCTCTAATCCTCCAACTATGAGGGAAGCCACGCAGTTTTACGTGTATGACCACTAGAGGCCAGTACTCAACCAACTGTTTGACATAGCTATTACCAGTATGTAAGAAAACAACTCAAAAATGagtgcaagtggaagaaactaAATCATCACTGTTACACGTCAATACTTAATAGTGCTATTGCTTTAGTGCTGTCCCATAtcatacgtaagggataatgtatggaacgtcagtcattattgggaaaataagtcccaacagggcgaacctgaccccgacgcgcagcggaggggtcttgttccgccctgaagggacttattttcccaataatgaccggcgttctatacattatcctgcttattacacggctactttccaaaacgaaacaataaactccccatgatgtgactttagcctacatagcctagcctatttgttaccgttcatcgtggctttgctgagaaacaaatagttcgcaacaacacgctgaacttgaatcaaacattctttagaacacagctgatcaaccgtctgctttcacttttgaattaagttccagtccttgcgtagtgatatgaaagatgtaTCAGAAGCAccaaacccgttgccattgacagtggtaattatatgtttgcagcggtaattacaagaaaatattttaccgtagaactttgggaaatcccaaaggcaatggagcgttctacttgccttgtgaagagccgtgtattAATTAATAGTGCTATTGCTTTACCCTAGTGCTGTCCTAGCCTGGTCCTACCAGACTCTCGTACATTTCATAATGTAATTTCAAAATgagtctggccactttccattgccaagcgttaacttccttgaagtactttgttgaagtttaaaactattggatctgcccagagccTCTCTGGATCTGCCATAACCAATCGATAACGTTTGGTCGTGAAGTGTATCTGGCTCAAACTAGCGCACGACCTCAACGTCATCGTTTTCAGCCACtccctctgttcgctgattggacCTGCAGATTTTTGCAGGAGAAAACCCGCAAATATACCGCAGACCCAGACAACGTACTGAAGGGAAAATTGAGCCGAAGTACGTAGGAGGGCGGAGCCAGGGTAGTGCTGTCGCATATCATATTTGAAATATTGCCTCAGGGGCAGGCAGGTCACCATCAACCAGTTCACATCCATTGTGGCAAGTGAggattcagtttttttttcttgtaagTCTTGTAAACTGTCATGTGTGATAAGTGTTATCATCTGACTCAAGGCTAATACAAACACCTCCTCACTTTCCCTCCAGTGTGAAAGCATTAGGGCCACCTTACATGAGTTTACTTGATCCAGCTTGCACCTGAACCTCACAGCCATACATTCCTAATCCTAAGTGAAcccctgtaacacacacacacacacacactctcattcggTCTGTCTACCTCTGCCACTCTGTCATGATCACACATCACAGCCAAAGGGTTGAGATACACACAGTAGGTGTGATAGTACAGTGTAGTATTTTGTAGGAAAGTGGGAATGTATGGCTGTGTAACTCATGCTCTTCCTAGCTCACTCTCCTTGCATGGAGATTCTGCTTTGAGGGTCCAGGGGGTCTGAGTGGACGGCTGACCCAGAGCGTGAGGTGAGTTTGGGCCGCCGCTCCTGCTCTCTCtgggaagatggagagaaatggagaactAGCATCAATAGCAATACTGATGTGGAAAgcacctgtgtttgtgtgctttgtgCATGTAAggaaagagagacggagagagagggggggagagagagaaagagagaaaataactGAATGACTAAATGAAGGAGAGTGTGAGGCGTACTGAGCGAAAGGAGAGAGATTATGGAGATACAGTAGAGAGGCGCTGGTTATATGGGAGAGATTA
This window of the Alosa alosa isolate M-15738 ecotype Scorff River chromosome 7, AALO_Geno_1.1, whole genome shotgun sequence genome carries:
- the si:ch211-79m20.1 gene encoding box A-binding factor isoform X3; this encodes MASAEPALQAACKVRTEVLEVTRSMHDRTNAHFMLWPLCVEVQRCSGCCNSRTSQCVPVVTETRQLQMTKITYVNMRAHFEKVIIPVEDHVRCSCQPLTSPHAGRTSTARKPQATPPPPPAPRVAHKPPQPHGHTKEDLHRHDQLKQTQRLHLDERLGQERLWQNKYSPSHTAGEPPHHTPARRMDYQAPPHHHTTTTPHQHPGGGPADREGELGAGQMPPGAQPSLGDGGPAEDGRTPTLQHGSGDDSSRRALGGAQHQYHQQHPQQHQHQYQQQQQHQYQQQQQHPQHGDRLTVGEQPRHLPTQSGAHMLRDATTPHQPHHGPPYHHGQPDAPVYHHSQSDMAGQPHVQPEGSSHHSASEGSSPFDPNQSELTNGQRAAEDTEEERKRLHAEELERETDRQQEVKSQLHRHHHHHHQQAHPQSQPQTSTQRAAVTDAPTTLQPASPSSRAQTTPRPPPLRRRRRKHRRRISKATMRAMIMVMS
- the si:ch211-79m20.1 gene encoding box A-binding factor isoform X2; the protein is MGGKKSSCILLLAAFAAFLRLGSAEGDPLPPSLVVMVRDSPISSIEDLKKLLDTDSVEEESDNQTTNEIHSSDAHHRVPRSLMASAEPALQAACKVRTEVLEVTRSMHDRTNAHFMLWPLCVEVQRCSGCCNSRTSQCVPVVTETRQLQMTKITYVNMRAHFEKVIIPVEDHVRCSCQPLTSPHAGRTSTARKPQATPPPPPAPRVAHKPPQPHGHTKEDLHRHDQLKQTQRLHLDERLGQERLWQNKYSPSHTAGEPPHHTPARRMDYQAPPHHHTTTTPHQHPGGGPADREGELGAGQMPPGAQPSLGDGGPAEDGRTPTLQHGSGDDSSRRALGGAQHQYHQQHPQQHQHQYQQQQQHQYQQQQQHPQHGDRLTVGEQPRHLPTQSGAHMLRDATTPHQPHHGPPYHHGQPDAPVYHHSQSDMAGQPHVQPEGSSHHSASEGSSPFDPNQSELTNGQRAAEDTEEERKRLHAEELERETDRQQEVKSQLHRHHHHHHQQAHPQSQPQTSTQRAVTDAPTTLQPASPSSRAQTTPRPPPLRRRRRKHRRRISKATMRAMIMVMS
- the si:ch211-79m20.1 gene encoding serine/threonine-protein kinase Doa isoform X1, with amino-acid sequence MGGKKSSCILLLAAFAAFLRLGSAEGDPLPPSLVVMVRDSPISSIEDLKKLLDTDSVEEESDNQTTNEIHSSDAHHRVPRSLMASAEPALQAACKVRTEVLEVTRSMHDRTNAHFMLWPLCVEVQRCSGCCNSRTSQCVPVVTETRQLQMTKITYVNMRAHFEKVIIPVEDHVRCSCQPLTSPHAGRTSTARKPQATPPPPPAPRVAHKPPQPHGHTKEDLHRHDQLKQTQRLHLDERLGQERLWQNKYSPSHTAGEPPHHTPARRMDYQAPPHHHTTTTPHQHPGGGPADREGELGAGQMPPGAQPSLGDGGPAEDGRTPTLQHGSGDDSSRRALGGAQHQYHQQHPQQHQHQYQQQQQHQYQQQQQHPQHGDRLTVGEQPRHLPTQSGAHMLRDATTPHQPHHGPPYHHGQPDAPVYHHSQSDMAGQPHVQPEGSSHHSASEGSSPFDPNQSELTNGQRAAEDTEEERKRLHAEELERETDRQQEVKSQLHRHHHHHHQQAHPQSQPQTSTQRAAVTDAPTTLQPASPSSRAQTTPRPPPLRRRRRKHRRRISKATMRAMIMVMS